One Bacteroidota bacterium genomic window carries:
- a CDS encoding type II toxin-antitoxin system RelE/ParE family toxin, with translation MAEYRLSYAAKEDLIRIHHFGVKKFGISQADKYFDTFFDYFEIIAESPFAFESVDYIKAGYRRCPCGSDTIYYRINDNMVEIMAIVGMQDLKNIL, from the coding sequence ATGGCTGAGTATAGACTAAGCTATGCAGCCAAAGAGGACTTGATTCGCATTCATCATTTTGGAGTCAAAAAATTTGGTATTTCTCAAGCTGACAAATACTTTGATACTTTTTTTGACTATTTTGAAATTATTGCCGAGAGTCCATTTGCATTTGAATCTGTGGATTACATAAAAGCAGGATATAGAAGATGTCCTTGTGGCTCTGACACCATATATTACAGGATCAATGATAATATGGTTGAGATAATGGCAATTGTTGGAATGCAAGATTTGAAAAATATACTTTAA
- a CDS encoding type II toxin-antitoxin system ParD family antitoxin yields MSRQSISFSKPNDEWLKAQIDSEEYSSKSELVNDLIRQARKQQAHIDWIRAKLENSERSGFTSDTKEQILKQSKSLLNG; encoded by the coding sequence ATGTCAAGACAAAGTATATCTTTCTCGAAACCAAATGATGAATGGTTGAAAGCTCAAATAGACAGTGAAGAATATTCTAGCAAAAGTGAGCTTGTCAACGATTTGATTAGACAGGCTCGGAAACAGCAGGCTCATATTGACTGGATTAGAGCAAAATTGGAAAATTCCGAAAGGAGTGGATTTACAAGTGATACCAAAGAGCAAATTTTAAAACAGTCAAAATCTCTGCTTAATGGCTGA
- a CDS encoding transposase, which yields MRNIERISEDLGANYHQMQHFITESNWDHRVLINQVAQEVSQVLPKRKLTGLIIDESGWVKKGDHSVGVGHQYCGNVGKLSNSQVAVFACLSNGDFASMVDARLYLPKAWCDDKTRCEKAGVPVKHRTFKTKLELALEIIRQQVTNGIIFDFIGGDGYYGNDVDFASSIDLLGYLYMLDIHKDQKYIWNVLTWLFPSEKAIRVVNPRN from the coding sequence ATGCGCAATATTGAAAGAATAAGCGAAGATTTGGGAGCTAACTACCATCAAATGCAGCACTTTATAACTGAGTCTAACTGGGATCATCGAGTTTTGATAAATCAAGTAGCCCAGGAAGTAAGCCAGGTTTTACCCAAAAGAAAACTTACAGGATTGATTATTGATGAAAGTGGTTGGGTAAAAAAAGGCGACCATAGCGTAGGCGTTGGACATCAATATTGTGGGAATGTAGGGAAACTATCAAATAGTCAGGTTGCGGTATTTGCTTGTTTAAGTAATGGGGATTTTGCATCAATGGTTGATGCCCGACTATACCTTCCCAAGGCTTGGTGTGACGACAAGACAAGATGCGAAAAAGCAGGCGTTCCTGTAAAGCACCGAACATTTAAAACTAAGCTCGAACTGGCATTAGAAATTATTCGCCAGCAAGTAACCAATGGCATCATCTTCGATTTTATTGGAGGCGATGGTTATTATGGTAACGATGTGGATTTTGCCAGCAGCATAGATTTGCTTGGTTATCTGTACATGCTGGATATCCATAAAGACCAAAAATATATTTGGAACGTCCTGACTTGGCTATTCCCGAGCGAAAAAGCAATAAGGGTCGTGAACCCAAGAAATTAA
- a CDS encoding transposase: MERPDLAIPERKSNKGREPKKLKATTDELSVSKYLQTLNDENWQRISVRNTAKGVLVADYHFIKLWIINNSKMQVEQRLLVIRKTKTKEGKDEIKYSFTNANLEQYTKKAIAYMQAQRYFVEHCIKESKQILGLDQFQTRKWLAWQHQVALNFLVSSFILKEKLHCFDDLPLLSARDIKEFITFKLYKQMTEEQMIDRIYDRHLKRQRDINYSYSKL, encoded by the coding sequence TTGGAACGTCCTGACTTGGCTATTCCCGAGCGAAAAAGCAATAAGGGTCGTGAACCCAAGAAATTAAAAGCAACTACAGACGAATTAAGTGTATCAAAATATTTACAGACTTTAAATGACGAAAATTGGCAGCGTATTAGTGTTCGTAATACAGCCAAAGGAGTTCTTGTAGCTGACTATCATTTTATAAAGCTTTGGATAATCAATAACAGTAAAATGCAAGTAGAGCAAAGGTTACTGGTTATCCGTAAAACGAAAACCAAAGAAGGCAAGGACGAAATAAAATATTCTTTTACCAATGCTAATCTTGAACAATACACTAAGAAAGCTATAGCCTATATGCAAGCACAACGGTACTTTGTAGAACATTGCATAAAAGAATCAAAACAGATACTCGGGCTAGACCAGTTTCAGACACGAAAATGGCTTGCATGGCAACACCAGGTTGCATTAAACTTTTTGGTCTCGTCATTTATTTTAAAAGAAAAATTGCATTGCTTTGATGATTTACCTTTACTATCGGCTCGTGATATTAAAGAATTTATCACTTTTAAACTTTATAAACAGATGACCGAAGAACAAATGATTGATAGAATTTATGACCGGCATTTAAAACGACAGCGTGATATAAATTACTCATATTCAAAATTGTAA
- a CDS encoding IS5 family transposase: MVAKTERHPQLSIFRTPLKQFINLDHEICVLADRIDWESVTNDFKGYYTEFGRPSVPLRRMIGLVLLKYIYNLSDENIVDRWVENPYWQYFTGETNFQTDKPFDPSEFVHFRKRIGEKGAERLLKLSIDIFGKEAKEKEVLIDTTVQEKNITFPTDTKLHKKIIDKCNTIAKTADIPLRQTYKRTVKQLMIDQRFRTHPKRKKKAMAAARKIKTIAGRLVRDLQRKMTDDQLNFYGPRLELFQQILQQQRDTKNKIYSIHEPHVKCIAKGKEAKPYEFGNKSSIVKTRKSGIIVGALAFNENIYDGDTLDPQLAQIQRVAAYSPKVAIVDRGYRGRKYVADTQIHTPKHLPSSATKYQKQQARKRFRSRAGIEPVIGHLKHDHRMIRNYLKGELGDKVNTIMAGTAFNLKKMLLRIKADLKNILCQYIETIFQRTFDIILISKYPLA; encoded by the coding sequence ATGGTGGCAAAAACAGAAAGGCATCCTCAATTGAGCATCTTCAGAACCCCGTTGAAACAGTTTATTAATTTGGATCATGAAATCTGCGTTTTGGCAGACAGAATTGATTGGGAATCAGTGACGAATGATTTTAAAGGGTATTACACGGAATTTGGACGACCCTCAGTTCCTTTACGAAGAATGATTGGGCTTGTCCTTCTCAAGTACATCTATAACCTTAGTGATGAGAATATTGTGGATAGATGGGTTGAAAATCCTTATTGGCAATATTTTACCGGAGAAACTAATTTTCAGACTGATAAACCATTCGATCCCAGTGAGTTTGTGCATTTCAGAAAGCGGATAGGTGAAAAAGGAGCCGAAAGATTATTGAAGTTATCCATTGACATATTTGGCAAAGAAGCCAAAGAAAAAGAAGTGCTGATTGATACTACTGTACAGGAAAAAAATATCACCTTTCCGACCGATACCAAGTTGCATAAGAAAATCATAGATAAGTGCAATACAATCGCTAAAACTGCCGACATACCACTTAGGCAAACCTATAAACGCACAGTTAAGCAATTAATGATAGATCAACGTTTTCGAACTCATCCGAAACGCAAAAAGAAAGCCATGGCAGCCGCCAGGAAGATTAAAACCATAGCCGGTCGGCTTGTACGAGATTTGCAAAGAAAAATGACTGATGATCAACTTAATTTTTATGGTCCAAGGCTCGAACTATTTCAACAAATACTACAACAACAAAGAGATACAAAGAACAAGATATACAGCATCCATGAACCTCATGTAAAATGCATAGCAAAAGGAAAGGAAGCAAAACCTTACGAATTCGGAAATAAAAGTAGTATTGTAAAAACCCGTAAGAGTGGGATAATAGTTGGAGCCCTGGCATTTAATGAAAACATTTACGATGGAGATACCCTGGATCCACAATTAGCACAAATTCAACGGGTTGCTGCTTATAGCCCAAAAGTAGCCATTGTTGACAGGGGTTATCGGGGAAGGAAATATGTTGCAGACACACAAATACATACTCCAAAACATTTACCTTCTTCTGCCACAAAATATCAGAAACAACAGGCCAGAAAACGTTTTAGAAGCAGAGCCGGAATAGAACCCGTAATAGGCCACTTGAAACATGATCATCGTATGATCCGCAACTACCTTAAGGGTGAATTAGGTGACAAAGTCAACACAATAATGGCAGGAACTGCTTTTAATCTGAAGAAAATGCTCTTAAGAATTAAAGCAGATCTAAAGAATATTTTATGCCAATATATTGAAACAATTTTTCAAAGAACTTTTGATATTATTTTGATCTCAAAATATCCTTTAGCGTAA
- a CDS encoding SAM-dependent DNA methyltransferase, translating into MNQNILRFLKEYSFKVRDINRLLVSSFVALNGLKNIKNKLIQNYLISEDEEELKLLGSFLTLFKGVGLDIEELIKLFEFVVSPADKEVNGAVYTPKFIREYIVSETIHKFKKEKKEAEIIFGDIACGCGGFFITIANIVRRNTNKSFYEIYSKSVYGLDIQGYSVERTKILLSLLAISKGEDCETFEFNLFQGNALDFDWNKVRHVSQNNGFDIIVSNPPYVGSTKIDSESKHLLKNWSVSSSGKADLYIPFFQIGLENLNNIGILGYITVNTFIKSLNGRAIRKYFSENEFDLTIIDFGGEQLFKSRSTYTCICTIGKQQSPVIKYLNTNSGSINNIKKKDYIKIPYSKLDDFEGWYLNQDRINTLISKIENTGEPLGKKFEIRNGFATLKNDIYVFKPIRETEEFYFFEQDEKEIKVERGICKNAIKPNTLKSELEIVNHTEKLIFPYELIDENDLFDESKRLIKIFEEPYLKSQFPFAYQYLKSKQEILAQRDKGTREYEKWYAYGRNQALTIFGYKLLFPYISSSPCFVYTDDKNLLFYNGYAVISDSSEDLLILQKILMSKIFWFYIKHTSKPYSGDFFSLAKNYVKNFGLCSLSEQERLILTEMTIKTEIDNFLLEKYNIEEHEITL; encoded by the coding sequence ATAAATCAAAACATACTTAGGTTTCTCAAAGAATACTCATTTAAAGTAAGGGATATAAATAGATTGTTGGTTAGTTCTTTTGTAGCGCTAAATGGTCTTAAAAATATTAAGAATAAGTTAATTCAAAATTATTTAATATCAGAAGATGAAGAAGAATTAAAACTGTTGGGTAGTTTTTTAACCCTATTTAAAGGAGTAGGTCTGGATATTGAGGAACTAATAAAACTGTTTGAGTTTGTTGTATCACCTGCAGACAAAGAAGTTAATGGTGCAGTATATACACCTAAGTTTATCAGGGAATACATTGTGTCAGAAACAATTCATAAATTCAAAAAAGAAAAAAAAGAAGCAGAGATTATTTTTGGTGATATTGCATGTGGATGTGGCGGCTTTTTTATAACAATTGCCAATATTGTCAGAAGAAACACAAATAAAAGCTTCTATGAAATTTATAGTAAGAGTGTTTATGGACTAGATATTCAGGGATACAGCGTTGAACGTACAAAAATTCTTCTATCCTTACTTGCAATATCAAAGGGTGAAGATTGTGAAACCTTTGAATTCAATTTATTTCAAGGAAATGCGCTTGACTTTGATTGGAATAAAGTAAGACATGTTAGTCAGAATAATGGCTTCGACATTATCGTAAGCAATCCGCCTTATGTTGGTTCAACAAAAATTGATTCTGAATCAAAGCATTTATTGAAGAATTGGTCTGTATCAAGTTCAGGGAAAGCTGATTTATATATCCCGTTCTTTCAAATAGGGTTAGAAAACCTTAATAATATTGGTATACTTGGATATATTACGGTTAATACATTCATAAAAAGCTTAAATGGTAGAGCAATCAGAAAATACTTTTCAGAAAATGAATTTGACCTTACAATAATTGATTTTGGAGGTGAACAATTGTTTAAAAGTCGTTCTACATATACCTGTATCTGCACAATTGGTAAGCAACAATCACCTGTAATAAAATATTTAAATACCAATAGTGGTAGTATAAATAATATTAAGAAAAAAGATTACATAAAAATTCCATATTCAAAACTGGATGATTTTGAGGGCTGGTATTTAAACCAAGATAGGATTAACACACTTATTTCAAAAATCGAAAATACAGGAGAACCTCTAGGAAAAAAATTTGAAATACGTAATGGATTTGCAACTCTAAAAAACGACATCTATGTTTTTAAACCCATCAGAGAAACAGAAGAGTTTTACTTTTTCGAACAAGATGAAAAAGAAATTAAAGTAGAGAGAGGCATTTGCAAGAATGCAATTAAGCCAAATACCTTAAAATCAGAATTAGAAATTGTGAACCATACAGAGAAACTTATATTTCCATATGAGTTGATTGATGAAAACGATTTGTTTGATGAATCTAAAAGATTGATTAAAATATTTGAAGAACCTTATCTAAAGTCACAATTCCCTTTTGCATATCAATATCTAAAGTCAAAGCAAGAAATTCTAGCACAACGTGATAAAGGTACGAGAGAATATGAAAAATGGTATGCATATGGCAGAAACCAAGCATTGACAATATTTGGGTACAAACTATTATTCCCATATATATCAAGTTCACCTTGTTTTGTATATACAGACGATAAGAATTTACTTTTTTATAATGGCTATGCAGTTATCTCTGACTCAAGTGAAGATTTGTTGATTCTTCAAAAGATTCTTATGTCCAAAATATTTTGGTTTTATATTAAACACACGAGCAAACCCTATTCTGGAGACTTTTTTTCGTTAGCAAAGAACTATGTGAAAAATTTTGGATTATGCTCTTTATCGGAGCAAGAAAGACTTATATTGACTGAAATGACTATCAAAACTGAAATTGACAATTTTCTATTAGAAAAATATAATATTGAAGAACATGAAATAACTTTATAA
- a CDS encoding ATP-binding protein → MDETKIRAKLTETIANDPNNIDKILKLSHQLASLDKNNVRFSVDSGVIDRLGKELVARHETAVSELVKNAYDADASKATLHFLNVDNIGGTLIIDDDGAGMTRDQLINGFMRISSTSKIHEPVSPIYERSRAGKKGIGRFSTQRLGNKLTIITQTKNSESALKIVVNWVKYLMDEDLYVISNKIEEIPKEKEQGTKLIIEDLREWWSELMIKRVYRYAIDVIQPFPVSKKEKRKDAAIVDPGFEILCSKDGIEIANQQSMFYQHALAEIEGYVEKGIGYWMINNSKVDAITKKPVELSGSDENKYLKLSGIRFKAYYFIYSSGLIPKQAESYIREVTREQGGIRMYRNGFRVLPYGEPNNDWLGLDASVRKRIILPAHGNNNFIGFVEIDDENGNFQELSSREGVFYNEAYEELIDFVYKALTAAVTRVAEARGRKTQTTQKGWTEKYSKSPKESILETADDLEKIADDIEKKSEESNANEDNKDDSSESEHDKQEEKEKAEEYRKKAQQLRDAVKSIDELNMIRVLAGLGLIIGEFTHEIMNYLGTFDIDTKYILENLNRASEEYKRAIRLRRTFQSFNVYASYFDETISQNVNQELKPVEIRDVIKPFVQTIKPDRERNNIDMNSEINGYDLFTCKMHTSEWASILFNLYSNSKKAIKRAKPDKGQILIKASKINNTINVEFIDNGDGIPLENREKIFNAFFTTSSPKGHKASSTDELTGTGLGLKIVRDIVESYNGEISIENAPEGFSTNIRITVPVAKPEEKEDYGL, encoded by the coding sequence ATGGATGAAACTAAAATAAGGGCAAAGTTAACTGAAACAATAGCAAATGACCCTAACAATATTGATAAAATATTGAAGCTTTCACACCAACTTGCCTCTTTAGACAAGAATAATGTCCGATTTTCAGTAGACTCAGGTGTTATTGATAGGCTTGGTAAAGAATTAGTTGCAAGACACGAGACAGCTGTTTCTGAATTGGTTAAAAATGCTTACGATGCTGATGCTTCAAAAGCGACACTGCATTTTTTAAATGTTGATAATATTGGAGGAACATTAATTATTGATGATGATGGTGCAGGAATGACCAGAGACCAATTAATAAATGGTTTTATGCGCATTTCTTCAACATCAAAAATTCATGAGCCGGTCTCACCTATTTATGAAAGAAGCAGAGCTGGCAAAAAGGGAATTGGAAGATTCTCTACTCAGCGTTTAGGGAACAAATTAACCATTATTACACAAACGAAGAATTCCGAATCGGCTTTAAAAATTGTAGTAAACTGGGTAAAGTATTTAATGGATGAAGACCTTTATGTTATATCTAATAAAATAGAAGAAATACCAAAAGAAAAAGAACAAGGTACAAAGCTAATAATTGAAGACTTACGTGAGTGGTGGTCTGAATTAATGATTAAACGTGTTTATAGGTATGCAATTGATGTAATACAACCTTTTCCTGTTTCAAAAAAAGAGAAAAGAAAAGACGCTGCAATCGTTGACCCTGGGTTTGAAATTCTTTGCTCAAAAGATGGTATTGAAATAGCCAATCAACAATCAATGTTTTATCAACATGCTTTAGCTGAAATTGAAGGTTATGTTGAAAAAGGTATAGGATATTGGATGATTAATAATAGCAAAGTTGATGCTATTACAAAAAAACCGGTTGAGTTAAGTGGTTCAGACGAAAACAAGTATTTAAAATTAAGTGGAATTAGATTCAAAGCATATTATTTCATTTATTCTTCTGGTTTAATTCCTAAACAAGCAGAAAGTTATATTAGAGAAGTTACAAGGGAACAAGGTGGTATTAGAATGTATAGAAATGGATTTAGAGTGCTACCATATGGAGAACCGAATAATGATTGGTTGGGTTTAGATGCATCTGTTCGTAAAAGGATTATTTTGCCAGCTCATGGTAATAATAATTTTATTGGATTTGTTGAAATAGATGACGAGAACGGTAATTTTCAAGAGTTATCAAGTAGAGAAGGTGTTTTTTACAATGAAGCATATGAAGAGTTAATTGATTTCGTATACAAAGCATTAACTGCAGCTGTCACTCGAGTTGCTGAAGCTCGTGGACGAAAAACTCAAACAACGCAAAAAGGATGGACTGAGAAATACTCTAAAAGTCCTAAAGAATCTATCTTAGAAACAGCTGATGATTTGGAAAAAATTGCAGATGATATTGAGAAAAAGAGTGAAGAGAGCAATGCCAATGAGGATAATAAAGATGATAGTTCAGAAAGTGAACACGATAAGCAGGAAGAGAAAGAGAAAGCTGAAGAATATAGAAAAAAAGCACAGCAATTGAGAGATGCCGTTAAAAGTATTGATGAGTTAAATATGATTCGGGTTCTTGCAGGACTTGGATTGATTATAGGCGAGTTTACACATGAGATAATGAACTACCTCGGAACTTTTGATATTGATACCAAATATATTTTAGAAAATCTCAACAGGGCATCTGAAGAATATAAAAGAGCCATAAGACTGCGAAGAACATTTCAATCTTTTAACGTGTATGCCTCCTATTTCGATGAAACCATATCGCAAAATGTGAATCAGGAGTTAAAACCTGTTGAAATCAGAGACGTGATAAAACCATTTGTGCAAACAATCAAGCCAGATAGGGAACGAAATAATATTGATATGAACTCTGAAATTAATGGTTACGATTTGTTTACCTGCAAAATGCACACTTCAGAATGGGCTTCAATACTATTTAATTTATACAGTAATTCAAAAAAGGCAATTAAAAGAGCGAAACCAGATAAGGGACAAATTCTTATTAAAGCGAGTAAAATAAATAACACAATAAATGTTGAATTCATTGATAACGGCGATGGAATTCCATTAGAAAATAGAGAAAAAATATTCAATGCATTTTTCACTACATCCTCTCCTAAAGGTCACAAAGCTTCGTCAACAGATGAGTTAACAGGAACGGGATTAGGATTAAAAATTGTCCGTGACATTGTTGAAAGTTACAACGGGGAAATTTCAATTGAAAATGCTCCAGAGGGATTTTCTACTAATATTAGAATAACAGTACCAGTTGCAAAACCAGAAGAAAAGGAAGATTATGGCTTATAA